In Piliocolobus tephrosceles isolate RC106 chromosome 5, ASM277652v3, whole genome shotgun sequence, a single genomic region encodes these proteins:
- the PTCRA gene encoding pre T-cell antigen receptor alpha isoform X3: MAGTWLFLLALGCPTLPTGPVSFPSSPEAATAGPIWFSAGNGSALNAFTYGPSPATDGTWTSLAHLSLPSEELASWEPLVCHTGPGAEGHSRSTQPLQLSGEASTARTCPWEPLRGMPGGVLWLGVLRLLLFKLLLFDLLLTCSRLRHPAGPPPSPAAATHLRALGSHRLYLATETGGREATSSPRPQPWDHGWSDTPLGWKPGSPVWEEGSYLSRYPTCPAQAWCSRSDLRIPSSSLGAFFACDLPPPLQAGAA; this comes from the exons ATGGCCGGGACATGGCTATTTCTCCTGGCCCTTGGGTGTCCAACCCTACCCACAG GTcctgtttccttcccttcctcaccAGAGGCTGCCACAGCAGG CCCCATCTGGTTCTCAGCCGGCAACGGTAGTGCACTGAATGCCTTCACCTATGGCCCTTCGCCAGCAACGGATGGCACCTGGACCAGCTTGGCCCATCTCTCCCTGCCCTCTGAGGAGCTGGCATCCTGGGAGCCTTTGGTCTGTCACACTGGGCCCGGGGCTGAGGGCCACAGCAGGAGTACACAGCCCCTGCAGCTGTCAG GAGAGGCTTCTACAGCCAGGACCTGCCCCTGGGAGCCTCTCAGGG GGATGCCAGGCGGGGTGCTGTGGCTGGGGGTGCTGCGGCTGCTGCTCTTCAAGCTGCTGCTGTTTGACCTGCTCCTGACCTGCAGCCGCCTGCGCCACCCTGCGGGCCCACCGCCTTCCCCCGCAGCCGCCACCCACCTGCGAGCCCTCGGCTCCCACCGACTGTACCTGGCCACGGAGACTGGGGGACGAGAGGCCACCAGCTCACCCAGGCCCCAGCCTTGGGACCATGGCTGGAGTGACACCCCTCTGGGTTGGAAGCCTGGGAGCCCAGTCTGGGAGGAGGGGTCTTACCTCAGCAGATACCCCACCTGCCCAGCACAGGCCTGGTGCTCAAGATCTGACCTCAGGATTCCTTCCTCGAGTCTTGGAGCATTTTTTGCATGTGacctgcctcctcctctgcaGGCTGGAGCTGCCTGA
- the PTCRA gene encoding pre T-cell antigen receptor alpha isoform X1: protein MAGTWLFLLALGCPTLPTGVGGTPFPSLAPPITLLADGKQQMVVVCLVLDVAPPGLDSPIWFSAGNGSALNAFTYGPSPATDGTWTSLAHLSLPSEELASWEPLVCHTGPGAEGHSRSTQPLQLSGEASTARTCPWEPLRGGCGLLRAPERFLLAGMPGGVLWLGVLRLLLFKLLLFDLLLTCSRLRHPAGPPPSPAAATHLRALGSHRLYLATETGGREATSSPRPQPWDHGWSDTPLGWKPGSPVWEEGSYLSRYPTCPAQAWCSRSDLRIPSSSLGAFFACDLPPPLQAGAA from the exons ATGGCCGGGACATGGCTATTTCTCCTGGCCCTTGGGTGTCCAACCCTACCCACAG GTGTGGGTGGCACACCCTTTCCTTCTCTGGCCCCACCAATCACGCTACTGGCGGATGGAAAACAGCAGATGGTGGTGGTCTGCCTGGTCCTTGATGTTGCACCCCCTGGCCTTGACAGCCCCATCTGGTTCTCAGCCGGCAACGGTAGTGCACTGAATGCCTTCACCTATGGCCCTTCGCCAGCAACGGATGGCACCTGGACCAGCTTGGCCCATCTCTCCCTGCCCTCTGAGGAGCTGGCATCCTGGGAGCCTTTGGTCTGTCACACTGGGCCCGGGGCTGAGGGCCACAGCAGGAGTACACAGCCCCTGCAGCTGTCAG GAGAGGCTTCTACAGCCAGGACCTGCCCCTGGGAGCCTCTCAG GGGGGGCTGCGGGCTCCTGCGGGCTCCTGAGCGGTTCCTCCTCGCAGGGATGCCAGGCGGGGTGCTGTGGCTGGGGGTGCTGCGGCTGCTGCTCTTCAAGCTGCTGCTGTTTGACCTGCTCCTGACCTGCAGCCGCCTGCGCCACCCTGCGGGCCCACCGCCTTCCCCCGCAGCCGCCACCCACCTGCGAGCCCTCGGCTCCCACCGACTGTACCTGGCCACGGAGACTGGGGGACGAGAGGCCACCAGCTCACCCAGGCCCCAGCCTTGGGACCATGGCTGGAGTGACACCCCTCTGGGTTGGAAGCCTGGGAGCCCAGTCTGGGAGGAGGGGTCTTACCTCAGCAGATACCCCACCTGCCCAGCACAGGCCTGGTGCTCAAGATCTGACCTCAGGATTCCTTCCTCGAGTCTTGGAGCATTTTTTGCATGTGacctgcctcctcctctgcaGGCTGGAGCTGCCTGA
- the PTCRA gene encoding pre T-cell antigen receptor alpha isoform X4, which translates to MAGTWLFLLALGCPTLPTGEASTARTCPWEPLRGMPGGVLWLGVLRLLLFKLLLFDLLLTCSRLRHPAGPPPSPAAATHLRALGSHRLYLATETGGREATSSPRPQPWDHGWSDTPLGWKPGSPVWEEGSYLSRYPTCPAQAWCSRSDLRIPSSSLGAFFACDLPPPLQAGAA; encoded by the exons ATGGCCGGGACATGGCTATTTCTCCTGGCCCTTGGGTGTCCAACCCTACCCACAG GAGAGGCTTCTACAGCCAGGACCTGCCCCTGGGAGCCTCTCAGGG GGATGCCAGGCGGGGTGCTGTGGCTGGGGGTGCTGCGGCTGCTGCTCTTCAAGCTGCTGCTGTTTGACCTGCTCCTGACCTGCAGCCGCCTGCGCCACCCTGCGGGCCCACCGCCTTCCCCCGCAGCCGCCACCCACCTGCGAGCCCTCGGCTCCCACCGACTGTACCTGGCCACGGAGACTGGGGGACGAGAGGCCACCAGCTCACCCAGGCCCCAGCCTTGGGACCATGGCTGGAGTGACACCCCTCTGGGTTGGAAGCCTGGGAGCCCAGTCTGGGAGGAGGGGTCTTACCTCAGCAGATACCCCACCTGCCCAGCACAGGCCTGGTGCTCAAGATCTGACCTCAGGATTCCTTCCTCGAGTCTTGGAGCATTTTTTGCATGTGacctgcctcctcctctgcaGGCTGGAGCTGCCTGA
- the PTCRA gene encoding pre T-cell antigen receptor alpha isoform X2, which yields MAGTWLFLLALGCPTLPTGVGGTPFPSLAPPITLLADGKQQMVVVCLVLDVAPPGLDSPIWFSAGNGSALNAFTYGPSPATDGTWTSLAHLSLPSEELASWEPLVCHTGPGAEGHSRSTQPLQLSGEASTARTCPWEPLRGMPGGVLWLGVLRLLLFKLLLFDLLLTCSRLRHPAGPPPSPAAATHLRALGSHRLYLATETGGREATSSPRPQPWDHGWSDTPLGWKPGSPVWEEGSYLSRYPTCPAQAWCSRSDLRIPSSSLGAFFACDLPPPLQAGAA from the exons ATGGCCGGGACATGGCTATTTCTCCTGGCCCTTGGGTGTCCAACCCTACCCACAG GTGTGGGTGGCACACCCTTTCCTTCTCTGGCCCCACCAATCACGCTACTGGCGGATGGAAAACAGCAGATGGTGGTGGTCTGCCTGGTCCTTGATGTTGCACCCCCTGGCCTTGACAGCCCCATCTGGTTCTCAGCCGGCAACGGTAGTGCACTGAATGCCTTCACCTATGGCCCTTCGCCAGCAACGGATGGCACCTGGACCAGCTTGGCCCATCTCTCCCTGCCCTCTGAGGAGCTGGCATCCTGGGAGCCTTTGGTCTGTCACACTGGGCCCGGGGCTGAGGGCCACAGCAGGAGTACACAGCCCCTGCAGCTGTCAG GAGAGGCTTCTACAGCCAGGACCTGCCCCTGGGAGCCTCTCAGGG GGATGCCAGGCGGGGTGCTGTGGCTGGGGGTGCTGCGGCTGCTGCTCTTCAAGCTGCTGCTGTTTGACCTGCTCCTGACCTGCAGCCGCCTGCGCCACCCTGCGGGCCCACCGCCTTCCCCCGCAGCCGCCACCCACCTGCGAGCCCTCGGCTCCCACCGACTGTACCTGGCCACGGAGACTGGGGGACGAGAGGCCACCAGCTCACCCAGGCCCCAGCCTTGGGACCATGGCTGGAGTGACACCCCTCTGGGTTGGAAGCCTGGGAGCCCAGTCTGGGAGGAGGGGTCTTACCTCAGCAGATACCCCACCTGCCCAGCACAGGCCTGGTGCTCAAGATCTGACCTCAGGATTCCTTCCTCGAGTCTTGGAGCATTTTTTGCATGTGacctgcctcctcctctgcaGGCTGGAGCTGCCTGA